The following are from one region of the Salvelinus alpinus chromosome 16, SLU_Salpinus.1, whole genome shotgun sequence genome:
- the c16h8orf82 gene encoding UPF0598 protein C8orf82 homolog, producing MLCGAVVVNSGQRVLRYLSVVRFVTQFGTRTNVTYIQGQSPEPRIREYFYYIDHQGQLFLDDTKVKNFVTCFKDKHFLVFFFTRLRRNESGRYQDDFPFLSLCGRERNFLRCDDRPLVFTHLMPAAGGTETAGGTLTDVGTGGAPELLSFCWGGDKLAVKFRPKSLYMHPGTGRVYHPCSERLGGVGLVRSALAIELSPFFLYPLQQRQSEQPTHFLWAGQQHTLTNELAGCFPPEEEGGMG from the exons ATGTTGTGCGGGGCTGTGGTTGTCAACAGTGGGCAGAGGGTGTTGCGGTACCTCAGTGTAGTGCGGTTTGTAACCCAGTTTGGTACACGTACTAACGTCACCTACATACAAGGCCAGAGCCCCGAACCGCGCATTCGGGAATACTTCTACTACATTGACCACCAAGGACAG CTGTTCCTTGATGACACTAAAGTGAAAAACTTTGTCACGTGTTTCAAAG aTAAGCACTTCCTGGTGTTCTTCTTCACCCGTCTCCGTAGGAACGAGAGTGGGCGGTACCAGGACGACTTCCccttcctgtccctgtgtggccGCGAGAGAAACTTCCTGCGCTGTGACGACCGTCCGCTGGTGTTCACCCACTTGATGCCCGCCGCTGGGG GGACAGAGACCGCTGGGGGTACGTTGACAGATGTGGGGACAGGAGGAGCCCCAGAGCTACTGTCGTTCTGTTGGGGCGGTGACAAGCTGGCCGTCAAGTTCCGTCCAAAGTCTCTCTACATGCATCCTGGGACTGGGCGTGTCTACCACCCCTGCTCTGAGCGCCTGGGGGGCGTCGGCCTGGTGCGCTCTGCCCTCGCCATAGAGCTCAGCCCCTTCTTCCTGTACCCACTTCAACAACGCCAATCAGAACAGCCCACACACTTCTTGTGGGCGGGACAACAGCACACACTGACTAATGAACTGGCAGGATGTTTCCCCcctgaagaggagggagggatgggctgA